In the Mastacembelus armatus chromosome 17, fMasArm1.2, whole genome shotgun sequence genome, one interval contains:
- the cnpy1 gene encoding protein canopy-1 — translation MASWIIMTVMMLSVFTISSQGKRDKVLYCSACKAIVDELNYSISQVDPKKTINVGSFRLNPDGSMTDKKVPLVRSETHLSELLDEVCNSMSDYALHVDPDTQHRQYMRFAPRRSGANGDFPNFKNFQFEGPEASNSLKFACETVVEELEDDIISVFSQNIEHVHEKLCNRVSDYCRDSSLTNEEL, via the exons ATGGCTTCATGGATTATTATGACTGTGATGATGCTATCAGTCTTCACCATCAGCAGCCAGGGGAAGAGGGATAAGGTGCTCTACTGTTCTG CATGCAAAGCTATTGTGGATGAACTAAACTACTCAATCAGTCAGGTGGACCCAAAGAAAACCATCAATGTGGGCAGCTTTAGACTCAACCCTGATGGATCCATGACAGACAAAAAG GTACCTCTTGTTCGCTCAGAGACTCACCTCAGTGAACTCCTGGACGAAGTGTGTAACAGCATGAGTGACTATGCCCTTCATGTGGATCCTGATACCCAGCACAGACAGTACATGAGATTTGCTCCCAGGAGGAGTGGGGCCAATGGGGACTTTCCCAACTTCAAAAACTTCCAGTTCGAAGGACCCGAGGCTTCCAACTCCCTGAAGTTTGCA tGTGAAACAGTtgtggaagagctggaggatgATATCATCTCTGTGTTCAGCCAGAACATCGAACATGTGCACGAGAAGTTATGTAACAGAGTCTCAG aCTATTGTAGAGACAGCAGTCTCACAAACGAGGAGTTATAG